GCGAGCGGCAATTAGATCGATACCCAGCGCCGGAAAACTCTTGAGTTTGCCGAGTTCGGCAATCTCGCCCAGCCCGGCCAGAGCGAGCAGCCCCCGGTCGGCTCGCGGCAACTGGCTTGTGGCCTCCGGGGCAAGCGCTCCGGCCGCGGCCAGTTGCTTCTGGACCCGCGGGATCAGCGCCGTTGTGAAGAACTGCTGGTTAAGCGTATCGCGAAATAGGAAATAACGCGCCGCCGTAAGTACGTCGCCGAGGGAGTAATTGCCCCTGGACAAGTGGGTCAGATCGACATTTCGGTCATTGGTAGCGGCCGACCAGCATCCGTAGAGTGCGGCCTGACGCCTGCGGAGAGTGTCCTCGGGTCGACCAAAGGAACTGAGCTGGTAGTACTCGGCCGCCCGTGAGAACGATGGCGGACCCAGGCCTGCGAGAGAATCGGCCAGGATTTCGAACCAGTTGCCTAGGCGGTCGATTACCTTCTTCCATTCGACATTGTCGAGCAGTTCGGAGTGCTGGGTGTAGAGGTCGCCGAACGCCTCGGTGATGGCAGCGCTGCCGGTCATCTCGCCACTCTCGATGCGGTCGATTATGACAACAGCTTGGGCGGGGAATTGATCGGGGTTTTGGTCAGTGTTGTAGACGGCCTGAGTTTTCTCCCGGCTGCAGCTAATGCACAGAACCGCCAGAACAGGAACAAACACCCTTGTTGATACCATGACCGACAACCATCAATCGCTGTGCACTATAGAAACGATCCGATCCAGTCTTCAATCAAGAAATGCACCCGGCCGATCAGCAGCGACACCCGGCCCATCACCGTGTATCCGAAATGCGCGCCGAAGGAAATCATGATGAACCAAATGCCCAGTTTGGCGGCCGCTCCGAGAGTGCCGATGTGCTCTTTCGAAAAATAGAAGTAGATCAGAGTAGATAAAACTCCAAGAACGACTATTACCGAAAGCAGGGTTGCGCCGAAACCATCGCCACCGTCAAGGGGAAGCATCGTGTCCTGCATCTGCGGCAGCACGCGACCATGAAGCTCTGAAATCAGGAAGATCCCAGCGGTGGTGCCCATGACAAATGCCAGCGAAGTTCGCGACACCCAGGACCACTTGCCGGACAGGCGACTGAACATGAGAACACCTAAAACGCCGGGGACGAATTTCCACCACTCGCCGCCGAGCATCGGATTCCACAACTGCTGGACGATAATAGTGTCCCAGATCAGGCCGACCTGATAGCCGGCGGTGAGGCCCGCGAAAATGTGTTCTGCAACGCGATAGACCGGGTTGTCGCGGTACATGAACGAAAAGAGCGCCAGCGTGACCAGCGCCACCAGCCAGACCTGGAACAGCTCCCAGCCGCTCATGCCGCCCGCCGTTTCGACTGCGAACGTCCCACCCAGTAACCGACGTTGCCGAGCACTACCAGTCCGATTATCACCAGATGCACCAACGACTGGGACTGCATCCCCACCGTGGCGTCGGCTTCGATCTCGATTAGCTTCTCATATTCGGCCGCGCCGCGCATCCCGCCGAGCAACCCGACAAACTGGCCCGACGCCACATAGGCGTAGAATTTGGGCGCCATGACCGCGGTTCCGCCGCAGCCGATCGGCACCCCGTACTGGGCGTTGACAATCGAAACCCAATAGTCGGCGGTGGCGTTGTCGGCGATCTCGAAGATGAACGAGATGTCCGAGTAGTTTTTGACCGAGTCCATCAGCGGCAGTTGCGCGAGCGGCGTGCCGCTGTTGTCGGTGGGGAAGATCGATTCGATCGATTGCCCCATTCCGGACAGCACCGCCACGTAGCCGTACTTATAGCCCAAGTTGACAAAGTCGACACCGTACGTCTTACCGTACTGGTCGCCCATCATGCGGGTGATGCGCTCGGCCATCGACGGCCCCCCGTACGGGATGTTGCTTAGCGTGATGACCTTGCAGTTCTTCCTGAACATATGGTGCAATGCGGCGATAGCGATCGGCTCGCACTCGGCGATGGTGGTCGGATAATAATCGTACACGACCATCACGTTGCAGCCGTCCGGCAGGGCCTCGACAGCATCAAAGAGTGACCGGGCTTCCGGGGTTATGACAATAGGAAGTGGGGTCGGCAGGAGAAAGGGGAGTATGACCGCAGCCGCCACGGTGAGGTAGATCCAGCGACGGTCGAGCTGATCCATTTTCTGCCAGAAAGACATCGCTCAGCTCTTCCCCATGTAAGTTCGTTCGATACCGAGAATCAGGCGCAGGGACATCGAAGCCGCCCCAAGCGCGGCGCCAATGATAATGCCCCGTTGGACCGCCATGTTGGCGCCGTTCATAACATAGGTATTCAGCCACTGCGGCACATCCCCCGGCAACAACTCGAGGAAGGCCTCGCCCATAGGGACACGCCAGAGCATGATGAGAATAGCAGTGAGCAGAAGCAGGGTGGCTTCCGGGTTACGCGCCCGAAAGGCGCGATACGCTGCCGACGCGATATAAAACGCCAGCGTTGCGAACATGGTGGCCATCATGGGCGACTGGAGATTGTTAAACAGCCAGTCATAGAGTGATCCATCGCCCCGACCGAAACCTGACCACCACCTGCCGGGAAGAACCGCCGGGATTGCCATCGCAAAGACGGCAATCAGAGTAAGAATCTTGTACCGCCAGCCTTCCTTGCGGCGCTCCACGGCAAGCCAGTTCACGCGCACAATCGAGACCACTCCGAGAAGCAGCGTGAACCCGCCCACGATTGTCAGCCAGACGGTGAATTCCTGACGAAGGCTCCCGATCAGCGAATCGGCGCGGAAGAAGAACGCCACCACCATGACAAAGCCGGCGACAAACGCGGTGACTATCGGGAGAGTTGTCCTCATCGTGAAATCAGACTTCCTCAAACAGATGCACGTACCAGTCGCCGACCCCGGCAGTGACGAGCACCACGCCTATTATCACCAGGATGACGATTATCATCTTGATAAAGTCCTGCCCCTTGAGGCCGCCGGTCATGATCGGCTCGCGGGAGAGATAGGCCGATGCCGCATACAGCTCTTCGCCCATCAGAGTGTAGTCACACGCCGCGACAAAAAACGGCAACTGCTCGGCCTGCGCGGTGCCGGCAATCTGAATCGATCCGGCCGCGTTGCCGGTCTCGGCCAGCAGCAGCGACTCGGCAAAAAACCCGCCCATGTAGATATTGGTGGCGGGGCGCTCACGCATCATGTACCCGTTGACGGTCGCGGTAAAGGCGAACTGCTCTCCCGCAACATAGCGGACGGTATCTTTGTCGTAGGAGTCCTTCTTGCCCATCTCGGTGTACGCCTGCTCGACCACTTCCTGCCCGGCAGCCAGCACCAGCGGGTAGCGGACAGGGACCATCAGCGGGGTCTCATACTGCGCGGTGATTCTGGCCACGCGGCCAAGTATCGAAATGCCGGCGATAGTCTGGATTTCGTCGAGTTCCTGGATTCCCGGAATGAACAGCACCGGGCGCCCCATTTCGGTGGCGCGCCCGACTGCTTCTTCGACAGCGTCCAGACCGGGGATTTTGCGAAGGAAGAGCGGCTTGCCCTGTTTGGCCCAGCGGGTGTAGAGCAAAATGGCTGAGGAGAACACCACGACCAGGATCAAGGCGTTGATCCGGTCGATCCGAAACAGCGATGACTCGACGCTCTGCGCCCAAATCAGTGAGGGGGTGAGGAGGAACGCGAGGGTGAGTGTGGCTGTCTTCCGGGTGAAGAGGGATCGGAGGTTCACAATCACAAATCAATATACGAGAGTCGGGAGCCGGTTGTCAACTGCGTTAGACTGTGTCGGGAATGGGAACCTCCGGAGGAACGGGAGGAGTATTTTTCGGACTAGCCTACCTACCGCAAAGCTGTTGGCTAACGGGGCCGGCGAGTAATATATTGCTTGGCAATAGCTCTATCTGTATTGTATTTGCAATGGCCGTTCACTATGGAGCCGCCAAATCACTCCAGGAAGTTTTCTATGGCCGAGCTACCTGAGGATGACAGGACGCAATCTTTCGTTGTGCTGACCAAAGGCACAATGGTGTCGCACTATCGGATCGTAGAGAAGATCGGTGCCGGCGGAATGGGCGAGGTCTATTTGGCGGACGACACGAGGCTCGATCGTCATGTCGCCCTGAAATTTCTGCCTCCCCACCTTTGTCAAGACGAAGGGTGCCGGGCGCGATTCATACGAGAAGCCCAGGCCGCGGCAAAACTCAGCCATCCCAATATAGTCACGGTTCACGAAGTCAGCGAACTGCACGGCCGTCCTTACATAGTGATGGAGCATGTAGAAGGTCAGTCATTGCTTGAGGTGATAAAAGGACCCGGATTGACTCCGGATCGAGTAATCAATCTGGTTATACAGGTGTGTGACGGATTGACGGAAGCGCAGAAGTACGGAGTTGTACACCGCGACATCAAACCATCCAACATCCTGATCGACTCACACGGCAGAGCCAAATTGCTCGACTTTGGATTAGCGGCAGTCCGCGGAACGGACAAGCTCACAAAGACCGGTTCGACCCTCGGCACTCTTGGGTATATGTCTCCCGAACAGGCTTCGGGCCGGACGGTAGATGAGCGATCCGATCTGTTTTCGCTGGGTGTCGTGCTCTACGAGACGATTACCGGACGGAGGCCGTTCACTGGCGAGGACGAAGCTGCTACTTTGCATGCTGTGACCCACGAGACGCCTCAGCCCCTGGCGAGGTTCTGCGCGCACGTACCCGATGGGCTCCAGCAGGTAGTGGACAAAGCTCTCCAGAAAGATCCCTCGGTGCGCTATCAGTCGGCATCCGGGATGATGGCTGACCTGAGGCTTCTGCGACGGAGGTCATACGATACGGATCAGACTATCAAGAGACCCGATGCAAAGAGCCGCTATCTGTTACCTGTCGTGGGCATGGTAACCCTGATTTTGATCCTCATAGCGGTCGGTTATTTCGCCTTGGAACGAACTAGACTCTCAAGCGGACAGGTCTCTACCAGGTGGACCAATTCTATTGCTGTTTTGCCATTCCGCGACTTCAGCGCTAACCGTGATCAGGAGCCATTCTGCGATGGCATGACCGACGCGCTTATCGGCCGGTTGTCGGCCATCAAGGACCTGAAGGTCATCTCGATGACATCGGTTATGCGCTTCAAATCACCGGATCGGGACTTGAAGAAAATCGGTCACGATTTGCAAGTGGAGAAGATTCTCGAGGGCAGTATTCAACGTGACAGCGGCGCGGTCCGCGTGCGGATGCAACTGATAAACGTTGAAGATGATGCCCAGCTCTGGTCGGATCAGTACGACAGCGAGTTGAAGAGCGTATTCACGATACAGGACGACATCTCCCGCTCAATTGTGGAGGCCATGAAGATCGAGTTGCTCGGCGGGGAGGAAACCGCACTCGTGAAGAGAGCTACGAACAGTGAGGAAGCATACGGCGAATACGTGCAGGGACGATACCACTGGCGCAAGCGAAACGAGGATGCGATAAAGAAGGCCATAGAGCACTTCGAGACAGCAATCAAATACGACTCGAACTACGCGCTGGCCTATTCCGGCCTAGCCGACGCGTGGTCAGTGCTCCCCACCCACAGCTTCATTACCACAGAGGACGCGCTGCCTAAGGCGCGAGAGGCTGCGGAGAAAGCGCTGGAGCTGGATGATCGACTGGGCGAAGCGCATGTGTCCATGGGGCTTGTGCTGACGAATGCCAGGAGTATAAGGAATCAGAAAAGGAGTTTCTTGAAGCTATCGACCTTGATCCCGGCTACGTCTGGTCGCACGTATGGTACAGTAACATGCTTGGGCGTGTGGGAAAACGGGATGAGAGCTTGCGACGACTGCAGCTTGCCTACGAGCTTGACCCGTTGAATCTTGTCACCCTGAGCAATCTGGCCAACAAGAGAAAGGACGCCAGGAATTGGGAGGAAGCGGAGAGACTGTATCGACAGGTCCTCGAGCTCGAATCCGTACCCTTTGCGGCTGACCGCTTGGGCAGCCTGCTCCAGACGCTGGGTCGCAACGAGGAAGCCATGGCCCTCTACGTGCGCGTTCTCAAACAATTCCCGACCGATGAAGGGCTATATGCCAGGCTGTGGTACCTTCACATCCGAATGGGTGACCTGGAAGCCGCATTCAATGACGTTGAGGAGCTCTATAAACAACGACGTGACGATACAAGCAGGTTCATCTCTCGCGGTGACGTCTATTACACGGTGTTTCGATACGATGAGGCTATCGAGAACTACAAACTCGCTTTGCATTTGAAGCCCAAGTCTGAAATGGCTCTGGAAAGGCTCGTTTGGGTTTGCCTTGATGCCGGACGCTTCGATGAGGCCATAAAGTATGCGAATAGGTACGTTGAATTCTGGCCTGACCAAACTTGGTCCTACCGCTTGCGCGGATGGGTCAATTCCGTCAGGGGAGACCTTGATCAGGTGTTCGGCGATGTCAAGAGGTTGGCGAAACTCGCTCCCGACGACCTGACTCCTTATGCGTTGGAGGCCGTTACTTACCTTCATTTGGGGAAATTCGCGCGTGCCATGGAGATCATCGAGGACAAATATCTGTCGAGTGACATCGCTGATAATCGAAGGTACGGGGCCGGCACCAATGCACGCATCCTAGTCGCACAGGGGAAGTTCAACCGTGCGCTGGCATATCTCGACAGTTGTCTTGTCGCCGACAGCCTGAGTGATCTCCTATATGACGTAGCGTCGGCGAGATTGCAAAGGATGTATCTCTACGAAGAGATGGGGGATTTCGATCGAGCCTTGGCAGAGGGGAGACGTGTTGCCGAACTCTATTTGGAAGCTGATCCTGGTGAGATGATCGCATGGAAGGATTACCTGGTGCAGATTCTCGCCATGCGCGGTGACTTTGATGAAGCGGAAGAAGTTGTGCGGTGGCTCAAAACCAAAGCCGGGGGACGCACGCTGGCCAGCAACGGGTTTTATTATGGCCTGGGGGCCATTGAATTTGCTCGTGGTGACTACGAGTCGGCCATAGAGTACCTGAAAATCAGTGCCGACAGCACACCGGATCGCTCGTCAAGTGGCTACTTCCAGGCACCGATCCTACTCGCCAGGGCGTACCTTGAGGCGGGGCAGCTCGAAAAAGCGATTGGTCTTTACGAAACCCTCTTAACGAACACATCAACCAATCGTATAGATTGGGTGGTCCAAATAACCAAGGCCCGGTATCACCTTGGTCGTGCCTACGAACTGGCCGGTCGCCCCCGTGACGCTGCGACGCAATACGAGAAGTTCCTCAATTATTGGGGTAATGCGGACGTGCGACTTGAGTCTGTCGATTACGCCCGTGCCCGGTTGGCTAAATTGAAGGCCGGATCTTAAGTCTCCAACGCGAGCATTTGTGGCTTCAAGGCAAAGCTGCGCTCGCGGCGATACATCACGCCTCCCAGTGCAAGCACTGGGGCACCATATGAAACCCACGTGAGAGGTAGGGCACCCGATTACCACTCCCAGTACAAGCACTGGGGCACCAGGGGTTGGGAGCTGGCCGATTGGATCACACTCTCTGCCGCGTAGTGAGGTCGCGACCGCGAACCGCAAACCAAATTGTTCCGGCGAGTCCGAAAACGAATGCTACCAGAAAATTCGTGGCCGGGCTTATCAGCCAGAGCAGCGCGCCGCCGAACGCGGCCAGCGATACGATTGTGTCTCGAATCAGGTAGTATAGTCCGAATACCGCCGCCTCACGGCCTTTGGGCGCCAGGTCCAGTATCAGAGCCTTGCGCGTAGGTTCACCGAATTCTTTCAGCCCGCGCACGAAAAACGCCAGCACCAGCGGCCAAAACGAGTGTGAGACGAGCAACATGAGCGGGAAGACCGTGAAGAACACGAACGTAATGACCACAAACGGTTTCTTGGCGGTCTTGTCCGCCCAATAGGCGACCGGGATGTAGCACAGAGCTGACGTCGCCATTTCTACAGTGGTAAGCACACCGAACTCCACTGCGCTCACCGGCGACGCAATCGTCTTCATCGCCCAGACCACCGCAAACGCATATGGAATCTGTTCGCAGAAGCGGATCAGGATATCGGAGACAAGCAGGTTTCTCAGATCAGGGTTCAACAGGCGAAACGCCTTGAGCGGGTTCTTCTCCGGCGTGGAGTCTTCGGCTGATTTTTCGGACGAATGTTCGGATTCGATCATGACCTGCTGCATGACCGCGGCCACCACGGCCATCAGAATCGCCGCGCCAAACGCCAGTCGTACTCCCCGTACTTCCCCCCAGGCGCTGATAAACAGGCCGCCTACAATCGGCCCGAACGCCATCGGCACCCGCCGCACCAGCGAGTGCACTGAAACGCCCATGGTGCGCTTGCTCAAAGGCAAAACACGAGCGACCAGGGCCATTATCGCCGGCAGGGAGATCGCACTCCAGGCGATGAAGAACAGCGCGCCGACCAGGACGGCGTAGATCGACGGGAACAGGATGACGATACCGAAGCCGATCATCGCCATCAGATTGAAAACCAGCAGAGCTTTCTTGATGCCGATGCGATCGGAGAGGTATCCGCCGGGAAACGAGTACAGCGCGCCCAAGAGGTTTTGAAGCCCGCCAAGAAGACCGATCGTGATCGCCCCGCCGCCGAGCGCCATGAGGTAGATGGGCAAAAACCGCTCGGCCATCCGCTCGCCCATGCCCACGAGTATGACCATGCCGAGCATGGCGATCATGCTGCGTTTGAGGGCGAAGAAATCGGCGAGTCTCTTCAGCAGTGACATCGGTTACTCAGCGAAGCAGTGAAGCGGTCGCAATTGCGTCGGCGTTCTTTGTAAACCGCCCAGCGGGAGTTTTGAAGAAGCCCCCATGTGGTGTCGGCCGACTCTGGCCGACACTCACAAGTCCAAATCTGTCGGGCAGGGTCGCCCGACAGCACATCGCGCGAGTGGCTCGTTCAACAACTCCCAACGGGCGGGCATCGATCCAGCTTGACTCCACATCTGAAATCCCCACCCGTTGGGTGGGGTACCGAGAAACCTACAGCACGCATGTGTCACCCTCACACCCAATACAACACCGCCATTACGGTCAATATCCACAGCGTCACTGTGATCAGAATCGGGCGGTCGGTAATCAGAACCCGCATCGGCGAGCCGCCCTTCTCCTCTTTGTGGATCAGATACAGATACCGAAATACGCCGTACACTACGAACGGAATGGTCAGAAACAGGTTGTGTGTCCCTAGTTTGTCCATCACTTCGGATGAGAAGGAATACAACATGTACATTACCACCACCGACGCGGTAGTCACCCCGATACACTGATCCAGCAGATACGGCGAGTATTTGCCCAGGATGCGGCGATGTGCGGTGGCATCGGAATCGAGCAGCACCAGTTCGTGGCGTCGTTTACCGAACGACAAAAACAGCGCGAGCAGCAGCGTGTTGATGAGCAGCCACTTTGAGGCCGCCACGTCAATCGCTATAGCGCCGGCGTAGGCGCGAAGCACGAAACTGATCGCGACAGTCATGGCGTCGAGTATCACCACATCCTTCAAAAGCATCGAGTAGGCGACATTGAGGGCGAGAAACGCCGCCGAGGCGGCGAAGAATCCCCCGCCCAGCCACGACGATCCGCCCAGGCCGATCACAATCAGCGCGAAACCGAGCGCGGCGGCGGGGGCCACGGCGAGTCGGCCCGAGGCAAGCGGGCGGTCTTTTTTGAGTGGATGACGGCGGTCTTTAGCGCGGTCGATGATATCGTTGAAAACGTACATCGCCGACGACAGCAGGCAGAACAACCCGGTGGCCAGGAGGGCGTGCTCCAGTTTGGCGCTGTCACCGAGTTCCCCGGCGAAAACAATCGCCGCCAGCACCACGCTGTTTTTGAGCCATTGTTGGGGTCGTACAACTTTGATCAGGTCCCGCCACATAGTTTGGGCGTCCTTTGGAACAGTACGAGGTTCTGGTTCGTATTCCAAGGTCGAAGATAGCGGGGGGCGGTCGCGAAATCAAACCATAAATGTTTATTCTACAGCGGGTTGCGAATGGTGACTTCGATCGTGTCCGAGAGATCAGCACCCACCCTGCAAAAAGGTTTCTTTTTGCCGCTCCAGGAGCTTTATTCGGTCGATGATTCGCAAACGTCAACGCCGGGTACCCTCCGGTCACTACGCCCTGTTGGTGAACCGTCGCGCCTCTAACTATGAGCCGAAGGCGGTAGAGAAACTGGTGGCCTCGATTCGGGCGGCCGGGCAGTCCTACACGATTTACGAACCTGAAACAGCAGTCGATCTGCTTCGTCAGGCCGAAGTCGCCGCCGGGCAACGTCAGGCGAGCGCGGCGTATCCGCGGCCGTACGAGCGAGGCGGCAAGGTTACGGCGCTGGTCGCCTGCGGCGGTGACGGGACTTTCAATCTCGTGGCGCGGGTTGGTCAGAAAGCTGACTTACCGGTGGGGCAACTTCCACTGGGCAAAACGAACAATGTCGCCTTGTCGTTTTACGGCACATCCGAACCATCGCAAGCAATCAAGAACATACTTTCATCCGGAGCCCGCGCAACCAATGTCGGCCTGGCCGGTAATTTGCCGTTTTTCGGATCAGTGGGACTCGGTTTCGCCCCCAAGTTTATCGAGGAACTGGCTAAACGCCCCCTTCCACGATTTACGATGGGATGGTCTCAGTTGGGCGCGAAGGTAGCTGCCCAGGTGACCTTGGCGAGGACTGTAGTCAAAGTCGACGCCTTCCGTTTCGAGATCCAACCGATCATCCTCAATGTCAACATCCTGAGTCACAGCATGGGTCTCCCGCTGACGCTTTCGTCGGTGCCCGACGACGGGCAGATCGAGCTGGTTTTCGATGCCGGTCTGCAGGCGGGACATTTCTCATCGTTCACGCGTCTAATAAGAAAGAAGCAGTATCTATATAGCGACGAATTCCGGCTCTTTCGCGGGCGCGAAATCTCAGTCGAGCCGGTAGCCGGGCGGATGATGTACCTTGACGGTGAGCTTATTGAGCTGCCAACCGATCTTTTGGAAATCAGGATTGACGGAAAGAAGCTACAAGTCCTTAGCTAAGGCTTTCGCGGCTCTTGCGTACTGTGTCGCAGTCTCCACGCCGGCGTGCGCTCAAGCCGACGCTGACTCCGTCCGGGTCGATTCAATCTTGTCGCCCGTCGCCACACCTGCAGTCGCACCAGTTGACACCTTAGTCTTCATCCCTGAGCCGACCACATCGTCTGCTGAAGATGTCACCAATCCGGTTGATCTGGAAAAGCACTTGACCCAGCAGCCGACAGTGGCGCTGTTCAAGTCGCTGCTGGTGCCGGGGCTGGGGCAGCTCGGCAATCGACGTTATATCAAAGCCGGTGTGGTGGCCGGGCTGGAAATCTGGCTGGTAGGGAAAGCGCTCGATTTCGACCGTCAGGCCGACAATGCCCGAGAGGCGTATGAAAACGCAACGAGTCTCGGCGAGCGGCGCAGTTTGTATTATGAGTATGACAGCCTGCGCAAGAGCCGGGGGAAATACGCCTGGCTGGCCGGGCTGACAGTGTTTGTCTCCATGTTCGACGCTTATGTCGATGCCCACCTGTCAGGCTCGCCCACCGACAGGCGCAACGAAAAATTCTCGGTTGAGATTGTCCCCGATGATAACGGGGGGGCGCTGGCTCTCTTTTCCTGTCGCTTCTAACCGTCGAGCACGAAATCCCGGATATTCAGACCGTAGCGGGCGGGGTCGATCTGCCGCACAACCTTGCGATCGGTATTTTCCGGCAGCGAGAGATCGATCCAGATCGGTTCGGCCAGCAGTCCGGCCCGATCCCCGACTATTTTAACATACGGCCGCAGGGGATCCTTGTCGTTGTTGGTCAGCACCAGGGCGATTTCGTCGCTGGTGAGCAGGATCAGGCTGCCAGCGGGATAGACGCCGATGATATCGTTAAAGAGCTTGAGCAGGAACGGGTCGAACTTGTTGCTCATCTGAAACCGCATCTTCTTGAGTACCTGGTCGGCGCCCATGGGGCGCTTGAGGTAAACCCGGCCCGACGACAGCGCGTCGAAGGTATCCACTATCGAGACGATTCGCGAAAAGAGTGTCGGCTCGCGGCGGCTATAGTGAAGCGCCGGGTAGCCGGTAAAATCGCTGTTGATATGGTGCTCGAACGCAACGCGGGCCGCCCGTGCCGCATAGAGGTCCAGTTTGAGATTGCGCAGAATCGTTTTGGCGCCAAGGAGGGGATGCCGCTGCATTTGAATCCAGTCATTCTCATCGAAGGCGTCCGGCTTGCGAATCAAATCCTGCGGCAGCTTTACCTTGCCGACATCGTGGAACAGCGCCGAAAACCCGAGTTGCGACAGCCGCGCCCGGTCGAACTCCATGCGCACGCCCATGGTGAGCGCGTAGACGGCGACATTGGTGGAATGGGCGTAGGTATAGTCATCGAAATCGCGTATCGCGGTCAGCTCAATCATCGAATGCTCATCCCGACTGATATGATCGATCAGGCTGTGCACCACCCGCTTGGTTCGGGCGGCGTTGATCTCCTGACCGTCGCGGGCACCGGCCACTATTTCCCGCACCACCGTCATGGCGGAGAAAAAAGTGCCGCGCGCCATCTGGCGGAACCGCTGCCGCTGATCGTCGGTAATCTCAGTCTTGTCCTCGTCGACTTCGTCCACCGACAGCAGGCGAACCTGCGACAGGCCGGAGTCGGCCAATTGGGACGTTATCGATGTCAGATCGCGACCGGTCGGTTTGAGTCCGGCCATAAACTTACAAAAGTGCGCGAGCTCATCGGACGCTATATCCGCGTCGATACATACGCCGCCGATCCCCAACTGCCGCCATTCATCGACAATGTCCCCCGCGCCCGATCGGCCGGCGCTTTCGAAGCGGACCATCTGCTCATTTACGAAGTAGTGCCCGGAGACATACTTGAGGGAAACTTCGGCG
The sequence above is a segment of the Candidatus Zixiibacteriota bacterium genome. Coding sequences within it:
- a CDS encoding DUF6754 domain-containing protein — encoded protein: MNLRSLFTRKTATLTLAFLLTPSLIWAQSVESSLFRIDRINALILVVVFSSAILLYTRWAKQGKPLFLRKIPGLDAVEEAVGRATEMGRPVLFIPGIQELDEIQTIAGISILGRVARITAQYETPLMVPVRYPLVLAAGQEVVEQAYTEMGKKDSYDKDTVRYVAGEQFAFTATVNGYMMRERPATNIYMGGFFAESLLLAETGNAAGSIQIAGTAQAEQLPFFVAACDYTLMGEELYAASAYLSREPIMTGGLKGQDFIKMIIVILVIIGVVLVTAGVGDWYVHLFEEV
- a CDS encoding protein kinase encodes the protein MAELPEDDRTQSFVVLTKGTMVSHYRIVEKIGAGGMGEVYLADDTRLDRHVALKFLPPHLCQDEGCRARFIREAQAAAKLSHPNIVTVHEVSELHGRPYIVMEHVEGQSLLEVIKGPGLTPDRVINLVIQVCDGLTEAQKYGVVHRDIKPSNILIDSHGRAKLLDFGLAAVRGTDKLTKTGSTLGTLGYMSPEQASGRTVDERSDLFSLGVVLYETITGRRPFTGEDEAATLHAVTHETPQPLARFCAHVPDGLQQVVDKALQKDPSVRYQSASGMMADLRLLRRRSYDTDQTIKRPDAKSRYLLPVVGMVTLILILIAVGYFALERTRLSSGQVSTRWTNSIAVLPFRDFSANRDQEPFCDGMTDALIGRLSAIKDLKVISMTSVMRFKSPDRDLKKIGHDLQVEKILEGSIQRDSGAVRVRMQLINVEDDAQLWSDQYDSELKSVFTIQDDISRSIVEAMKIELLGGEETALVKRATNSEEAYGEYVQGRYHWRKRNEDAIKKAIEHFETAIKYDSNYALAYSGLADAWSVLPTHSFITTEDALPKAREAAEKALELDDRLGEAHVSMGLVLTNARSIRNQKRSFLKLSTLIPATSGRTYGTVTCLGVWENGMRACDDCSLPTSLTR
- a CDS encoding tetratricopeptide repeat protein; translation: MNLVTLSNLANKRKDARNWEEAERLYRQVLELESVPFAADRLGSLLQTLGRNEEAMALYVRVLKQFPTDEGLYARLWYLHIRMGDLEAAFNDVEELYKQRRDDTSRFISRGDVYYTVFRYDEAIENYKLALHLKPKSEMALERLVWVCLDAGRFDEAIKYANRYVEFWPDQTWSYRLRGWVNSVRGDLDQVFGDVKRLAKLAPDDLTPYALEAVTYLHLGKFARAMEIIEDKYLSSDIADNRRYGAGTNARILVAQGKFNRALAYLDSCLVADSLSDLLYDVASARLQRMYLYEEMGDFDRALAEGRRVAELYLEADPGEMIAWKDYLVQILAMRGDFDEAEEVVRWLKTKAGGRTLASNGFYYGLGAIEFARGDYESAIEYLKISADSTPDRSSSGYFQAPILLARAYLEAGQLEKAIGLYETLLTNTSTNRIDWVVQITKARYHLGRAYELAGRPRDAATQYEKFLNYWGNADVRLESVDYARARLAKLKAGS
- a CDS encoding MFS transporter — encoded protein: MSLLKRLADFFALKRSMIAMLGMVILVGMGERMAERFLPIYLMALGGGAITIGLLGGLQNLLGALYSFPGGYLSDRIGIKKALLVFNLMAMIGFGIVILFPSIYAVLVGALFFIAWSAISLPAIMALVARVLPLSKRTMGVSVHSLVRRVPMAFGPIVGGLFISAWGEVRGVRLAFGAAILMAVVAAVMQQVMIESEHSSEKSAEDSTPEKNPLKAFRLLNPDLRNLLVSDILIRFCEQIPYAFAVVWAMKTIASPVSAVEFGVLTTVEMATSALCYIPVAYWADKTAKKPFVVITFVFFTVFPLMLLVSHSFWPLVLAFFVRGLKEFGEPTRKALILDLAPKGREAAVFGLYYLIRDTIVSLAAFGGALLWLISPATNFLVAFVFGLAGTIWFAVRGRDLTTRQRV
- a CDS encoding decaprenyl-phosphate phosphoribosyltransferase, coding for MWRDLIKVVRPQQWLKNSVVLAAIVFAGELGDSAKLEHALLATGLFCLLSSAMYVFNDIIDRAKDRRHPLKKDRPLASGRLAVAPAAALGFALIVIGLGGSSWLGGGFFAASAAFLALNVAYSMLLKDVVILDAMTVAISFVLRAYAGAIAIDVAASKWLLINTLLLALFLSFGKRRHELVLLDSDATAHRRILGKYSPYLLDQCIGVTTASVVVMYMLYSFSSEVMDKLGTHNLFLTIPFVVYGVFRYLYLIHKEEKGGSPMRVLITDRPILITVTLWILTVMAVLYWV
- a CDS encoding diacylglycerol kinase family protein: MIRKRQRRVPSGHYALLVNRRASNYEPKAVEKLVASIRAAGQSYTIYEPETAVDLLRQAEVAAGQRQASAAYPRPYERGGKVTALVACGGDGTFNLVARVGQKADLPVGQLPLGKTNNVALSFYGTSEPSQAIKNILSSGARATNVGLAGNLPFFGSVGLGFAPKFIEELAKRPLPRFTMGWSQLGAKVAAQVTLARTVVKVDAFRFEIQPIILNVNILSHSMGLPLTLSSVPDDGQIELVFDAGLQAGHFSSFTRLIRKKQYLYSDEFRLFRGREISVEPVAGRMMYLDGELIELPTDLLEIRIDGKKLQVLS
- a CDS encoding DUF5683 domain-containing protein yields the protein MTERSYKSLAKAFAALAYCVAVSTPACAQADADSVRVDSILSPVATPAVAPVDTLVFIPEPTTSSAEDVTNPVDLEKHLTQQPTVALFKSLLVPGLGQLGNRRYIKAGVVAGLEIWLVGKALDFDRQADNAREAYENATSLGERRSLYYEYDSLRKSRGKYAWLAGLTVFVSMFDAYVDAHLSGSPTDRRNEKFSVEIVPDDNGGALALFSCRF